One Helicoverpa zea isolate HzStark_Cry1AcR chromosome 30, ilHelZeax1.1, whole genome shotgun sequence genomic window, aaatttcaaccttatttccATACAAttacgtcacatttttatttgcGTACCGTGCCATCAATGGGCGGCTCCCCTTGTCTTAATAAGACATAGGCCAGTTTTACCACTTCTGAAAAATTAACTATCAACCAAATGAATTTATAACCGAAAACAACATAGTCATAAAATTAATCGGCAGATAAATTAATCTCATGTAAAAGTAATGAAACTAGCCTCTAGTACAATTCTTGTCATATAACTTTACCGCTCTGAAGATGGTCACTAGTGGCTACGCAACTGTTAAGGCTGTGTCTACAGTAGACAAACAGTTAGCAGCCGAAGTTAGATGCAAACTCAGATCAATTTTCAGACTCAAATCACTTTTGCTGTGAGTCGACTACTCACTCGGCGCATGTAACGCTACAAACTGCGTAAAATGAGCTCGAACTAGCAAACTATGGACATTCCATTTCAAATATATGGAAGGTAAtacgtacggtagactgcacatcagtgataactgtcatgcaccttaactcaatagtaataagtacgattttcctttaaaactattaccactgacctttttttttttttttttttttttttttttttttttttatcgacgtaaaatcatcaaatgacccctcccgctgtgggttagcagcggtgagggagtgtcagactcttactgactaaaatcgtcgtgttccgtcataggccttttatgtaccagggccgcggtatctctttcgaacaacccgcagccccggcaggccttggccctgctgggccccgctggggttgctgacgtctctttgaggagcgcgtggaacaacgcgcgccgtcgacacgggtctgtcgtctaggaagacagagggacgatgagccacccgaactcaccgcccacagacccacgcctacggtggccgggagtcatctcgcgacacccggcgcccatggtgtctacctggtccagcgcggcggccgggatgagaggtgcggactctctggcgttccgcctcctccttctcgagcatgaccgcttcgcagaaggaggcgacggcatcccattccctctcgccccggaccatggcctgaaccagggccggacgcgagaggtcgccgccgcccaaagcctcgacgaggacccggcggtgcccctcccatgcggggcacacctggactgtgtggtccaccgtgtcctcggggctgtccgcacaatggtgacacccgggcgcctcctcacgaccgatgcggtgcaggtacctcccgaaacaaccgtgtccggtgaggacctgcgtcatgcggtacgtgagggcgccgtgactcctcccgagccactcctcaaagaggggacttaccgccacgatggtggcgtgccctgcactgggttgcgatagtcgctccctccaggccaccatgagatcgcgccggagctccgcccgctgcgcgacaacttgccgcggcaacggggtttctccccggcgctgagcctcctcgcgccagtcgtacaggcgcaagaagaccctcgcctccagatcccacggtggcagtccagcgagtaggccagctgcttcgcgggagatcgtgcggtacccccggattagcctaatggctatcaccctttgggattaccactgacctgaagttgactgtactaaaCCAATAAACCAACTCAGTCGGCCAATAGCTTGCCAACTGTGAACACAGCCTTGTGTGTGTGCCAGTGCTTTCACACCAGCGAATCTTGCGCTCGGTTTTCGAACGATCCGAGTTTGAAAGCACTGTAACATGTATAAACACAAAACACTAACTCATGCGCAAGCCATCCAATGACTTACTTCAGATACGTAAAGTTTTTGACAAGAGctgtataaatgttttatctcacgaaagAGGTTGAATCATacttgtgtgtaaatgtacagaAGACGGAACATAACCTACTTCAATCTGTCagatttcttcaatagattttcaaccttatcacaatagtggaaggttaatgttcgattggtaaaatttgacagaatCGTGTAGGCCTGCTGGCGTCTACTTGTCGACTCGGCAACTATCGAGCTCtcgagcttacgcatacaaagacaatgtgcatataCCTACTATTTACACACATAAGTATAGCTCGACCGCtttcgtgaaaaaaaaaaaacatctataaGAAGGTTTTTCTTTCGATCCCATAACCAAAGTATCAAGGTTTATGTTTACCATCGAGAACAAATTCTATGAACCTCTGGCTTTGTTTAAACGCTTTCAATCTCTCTTTGTTGCAATCCTCCATTAGAACTATCGGAGAGAGTTTTCCGAACTCTCTATTTTCGGGAGTACTAGGTTTTTGAGTACTATGACTGCTAGTACTACTAGCACCAAGTACTTTTTCTGCAGTAAAAGTTCGCCTAATATTACAAAGACCCGGGTCTTTAACTACAGGAGTTTTTAAAGAACTAATGCCTGAAGTGGAGGGTTTGTTGAGTATTTTCGTTTGCACGTTTAATGGCGGGTCTGAGTAGCTagctttttttttctcttcttcCCGAGTAGAAGCAGTACATTCAGCATTAGTAGATCCTCCGTCTAAAATCAATCTCTTTTTCTGATTGGCGATTTCTTCTAAATAGTCCAAACGAGCGGTTAATCGAGCCATTATTTGAGGTAAAACGAcagatttttcataaaaatccgGTCCTTTAGTGTACGTTGCTTTCAAATGATCAGGTTTCTGCTGTCGCTTCTTTTTGTACACTTTCTCGTCTTTCTGAATGGCTTTTACAGTGAATCTTGTTAAAGGGTTGCTGATTTGACTGTCGACTGGGCTCGTTTTGGGCTCAGGACGTGGTGTGACTTCGTTACTTCCGTATTCGAATTTTGAATTGGTGAAGCTATTATTCAAATTGTAGCGAGAAAAATCGGTAGTTACTTCGGATATGACTTCGTTACTTCCGGATTCGAATTTTGAATTGTTGAaggtattatttaaattgaaacggGAAAAATCGGTGGTTATTTCTGTTAAGGgtacacttttattttttttagggcTATCTGATTTTAGTGCAGGCGCGTGAATAGTACTGCCAAGTTTTTGAGGACTGTCTGATTGCAGTTTAGGCAACTGTCTGGTTGTAACAGAACTGCCAAGCTTTTCCAAAGTCTTTTGAGTCAATACTTCGCGAACTAACTCATCAGGATCCTTCACCGGTTCGTCAAACACTTTTGGCACTAACACTCTCGGCGTTTCTTCGATAAAATCATGTTTCAGATCAGAAATTGTTTCCGTTTTATCCTGCCCTAAGTTAGTCCAGTCAATTTTCTCACCAGACTCTAACATATCGAGGAACCGGTCAAAACCGGGTGGATGTTCCACGTAGTCTGAACCCAAAACACTCGACGCACCATCATTTTCATTACTATCTGTATCTTTCTGCTTTATATGTTGCGGAGTCAcgaatatattttgaaataaatcgaCTAAATCGTAGTCCCTATTTTTGTCAAAAAACGACGCGTTTAAATCTAAGCTGGCAACACCGGAATCTTTGGAACAATCGTCTATATCGATAAGTTTATCGACCTTGGCCCCATCACTAGTTTTGGCGGTATTTTTCTGCGGTTCCAAAATGTCGTAGACGTTGAAATTCTTCAACACGTTCGGCGGGATGGGGATCTTGCTCTCGTTTTTAGGATGCTGCATCTTTTCTGAAATGGACAAGAATTTGCATTATAATCTCAAGTTTGAATTACTGATCTCATcctcctcctgcccttatctaTAACATTGAATTTCTtatctttctaagtatacctactaataaaatacagaggattttttttgtttgtttgtaaaggcgTCGAAACTACGGaaaccatttaaaaaatctttcactgttgggaagctagactatcccctggtaatattttatttatcccggtgcaggcagtagttcccacgggacgcgggtgaaactgcctCAACACAGCCAGTGAACTTATAAACAAGGTCCAATATTAACTTCCTATACACCTTTTGGTTAGAGATTTACCCAAAAGATTAACAATCTGGAtatgagtttttatttaaaaactcagtttaaaaataaaaagcaatgtAAGTATGATAAATAACAATTACTAAATCAATTGAACATTTCAAGCAGTAGTTGATTTTATTTAGCAGATAAAATTGTAACAGATAAGCCTTGTTTGGATTTGTTTTGATCACTATTTGAATTTATAATCCACTAGTTgtgttcccgcggtttcacttggATCCTGTGGACACTACTGCccataccaggataaaatatagcctacattactcgtagataatgtagctttatgATTAGGGTTGCCAACCAtgctataatatattattatccctactaatattataaatgcgaaattaactctgtctgtctgttacgctttcacgtcttaaccactgaactgattttaataaaatttggtaaagagatagagttgaccttgagaaaaaacataggatagtttttatcccggacttttgaagaattctcttggaaacgagATATAACCGAacggcggaagctagtatactaTATTTCGGGTCTACCTACTATAtactgtttaaaaaatatatagtatgcaaaatactatatttttcacaaaaaagtcTAACAAACGAATctttcattttcattaaaaaaaataatggacgCGCCTTTATACTACGCGCCACTATGGCTATAACTTTTAACTGTTGAGAGACAAAAATGTCCTCgttgtaatattagtaggtatagatttgAGTTACCAACCTTGATGTTGTTTTTTGCGTGTTTCGGAAAGCCCGATAGACGGTAGGTTCCGGTTATCATTAGATAATCTTCGGCcgccttatttaaaaaatgtggtCTTAAAAAAGTAAGAACCACCTTTAAAACACCGTCCCGAACAAAATCAGTGGACTAGAGCTATTACTAAAGCGGGTAattcttaaaaccacgttttataataaggtgtgGACGGTTTTAAGGGTAGTCAGaggccagaaagtttgacaaccagtcttagtaagggatattgggttgcccgggtaacttggttgagcaggtcagataggcagttgctctttgtaaaacactagtacttagctgcatccgattagactggaagccgaccccaacacagttagaaaaggctaggcagatgatgatgatatacttAGTATGTACTATAAATAATCTTGACAGGcctttttacaaataaacattaacaaataaactactgcttaatGTTCCAAATGATTAAGTTACATTGATTTTTAGCTGCATATCTTGTAACGTAGTAAGTGTAAgtaagtaacatcattaaaaagtaactatttttaactgaggtatgtgtatggaacttggtacttattcagatctcacttctttcataggcgaagcattcccatattatcgaacttggcagtctttcacatttttgttttgggtgggatttcatttattttgtaagattgtttattttatttttttcttatgattaagttagttaaggaaatgtctcatttatactatctttcagatttttgaatatgcactatgcttcttacaaaaaaatgaacgagattaactaaatggactagatgtaccaactgactgacatgacatgttatcatatattatgttcgtggatcaaagttacacattcgttattttcgaaagcgactcacacttggccgttttcagatttttactttactttgactaaatacaaacctttgtaacgaatttcagatcggtacgaccattcgaagatacattatatcgggtgtgtcgttcacaatcacattaaattctattgtatatactttatgatattctatggcgaattgtaaaaaaaataacctaatccattcagtggtttagccacaggagtcattttttgtttttataatttacaacatcatgtgtaatacagagataaagttaggagtatcgaatgttttgatcagttgacagctgtcagttttcaaggaagaattacagttgtttgtaatgactgacttttatatggtgttctaattttcgctcatttttattctatttactttgtttgaaaaattcatttttttatttttacgtattttttttttctttgtgttaatggacatatattaaccagtatattaacgcatttcatttaatgtgattatgaacgacacacccgatataaatatagataaaagttCATTTTAGTTCCTtgggggtataaatttacaccgggtatataaactgactcacacttggccattttcagatttttccctttaccttgacataaagatctgcctccatgccaaatttcaagtcaattgcgaccattggaagtggtctaggtttttgatgagtgagtgagtcagtgagtgtatagtaaaaatagcgattttctgatgtcaatatctcaagaccttcagtaggtatattaatgaaattttgtattttagataagtgagggggtctcaacagatactagaaatttgatatgcgtaaataaaatagattttgagttataggggggtcgaatttggcccgaaatggttcgtgtaatataacccacggccggtgtgtcgctttttttgctcgaacttggcggacacactgccgtgtgtctagatagttgggaaaaggctgagCAGGTGATGATACTCTAAACTTTACTTATTATTAATTGGAACACCTTAACaagcaaatatatatttttagttttgatagCGTATCTTTCTAGAAGTTTCAGTCTTTAACTGTTAatggctctgaaactactgaagcaattagaaaaattcttttactgttgggaagctacactatccccaagTAACACAGTCTATATTATATCTGGTTATGGGATCAATTTTCTCGGGATACGGGCGAAAACGCGGAAAATCAGACAGTAATAATGATGACATCCTGCTATCCCTCAAAGTTATTTGAGAATATGAATATCAATAGACACCCAATAGAtcgtaaaataaacattatctaACTAAATTCTATTACAAAATGTATAAATGCCAAACACCTGTTGAGGAAAATACAAAgctttatttgtaaacaaaaataccGCATTGATGATAAATAGGCAAAGACGCTTAAACTATTGTTATTGCGGCTTGTTATACTAATTACATACAACTTTTGAGACTcaaagtaagtatttaaaaccaaaaataagtTCTTCTCaccatcaaaatattttcacctCGCAGTCAactcaaaactttttttatttttaacttttgttaatCGGACTTTTTGGTAAAATTAACCCACTATGGCTATACtataacacaaatattttagcAGACATACACCGTTTGTTTGTTTCTCATAATGTATTAGAAAGAAAAACTTCActtcgtaaaataaaataaactcggCTTCTCGAAAGAACTCAGAAATCGTATGAAGTGCGAAGAAGAAAAGAAACTAACTGtcaaaaattttaattagtACAGTCCCAGACAGCGGCGAATGATAACGAATGACGAATATTTTTGTGGCCacaaagagtattttttttaatacgttaTGCATCAcaccatttaaataatttaatgtaatagATTTTATTCTTATCTATTTGCGTCTAACTACagtattatctatacatataataaatctgtaaaaaaactgtgtctgtacattgaatatattaaaacaataataattgggtggggtttagaaacagtaatggagcacaaatccaaaaaaaaaaattctgtctgtatgtctgtatgtctgtatgtctgtatgtctgtatgtctgtatgtctgtatgtctgtttgtttgtacacgctaatcttccgaactactgaacggatttcaatgattttttctttcttgtatcagtattaagcctggtcaacatataggctataatttatcttcgaaacttgaagacctgatgcagaacaccaacagaccaacaaaactataagagatacaaaaatggtgccatggcaaaaattgtttcatttgataagcattttcaggtgagataataaatttgaagatctggaacacctgatgtggaactccaagagcccagcttttctgtaccatatacaggtatgacgttttagcaaaagttgttcaatttgataagcactttctattgacttatacaaattgaagatctaaaacacctgatgtggaactccaggggcccagctagactatagcatatagaggtataacgttgtagcaaaagttgttcaatctgataagcactctctgttgacttataaaaattgaagatgtaaaacacctgatatggaactccaggagccctgctagactatatgaagcatatgaagatatgacgttttagcaaaagtggttcaatctgataagcccTCTCTATTgacatataaacatcgaagatctggaacacctgatgtggaacttcaagagcaatactacacttgaaatgtatagaaatgaatgttatgaaataggtatggtgaatcaaagaaagtaattagtccgtcttttagataaccctaaaataatggacacgtattttttcttttctccttctcacaaacaaataataacgaagatataacacgcttgaattttgtgttaagtcactgcttagtataaattttacatacctagacgtggcgtcacgagcccccactctccgaattagttgcgttatatatatctcattattattttgcatgtctcttccagacctcgggactacagagttctgAATTTTCGGGAGGCAAACGagaggccgaagccaacacgctgaagcccttttgagacaactttaatgaaatggtgacacaaaaccgacgattatccctttatacactatagaaatgaacccaaggacaatccccggtggacgtcgttaaaaaaaaagacaatccccggttctgtgctgtaccattgctaactgtggatgaatactacttgggctattgtgatgggatgctaatggactaggaatggggaaactacgggaactatggcacctgccgatgacaatgtattagatacatgtaaaaatggcaagtggagactcgccagctcacttactgggcccccgggaatcagtcactgaatagcaacaagagggcaacagggacataagtggctgaagtgtgaggatacctcggcggatttaaaacgcagattacgcgctccctgtcacttaccacgaggcacctatcctccgagcagggctactaaccctgctctaccgactccactctggacggccaagccaagccagagtcGTGAGACCAACCCCcatcatggttcactccgaccggccggagatgagggacagtatactctccctggagaactcagtatatatgccccgcggggtcgctacacCCCGTCaccagcctcagatgtcctgcggtgcttatatctcattattattgtcgttattatctcaagagagaaaagttgcattggcactattggcaggtacttgccagacctggaatcaaagacgcacgctcatacttgagagattggttctctacccaatAAACCActacgacttccactaagttatcacgactttgtcatctcagtatcatttaatatttttttacgtacaatattatatacgtgtaatatttttgccacacacttaaatgtggactaattagaatcactacttttatccctatggtcacgtctattgcggttcagttctcagcgttttgtttagtctgctgtgcttttgccgttgaagtacaaaaataaatatatggaacgtttctaatggctatgcgtattccgttgttttcaagtcaacgggcccttaaaattcaatatcagatgattcagaccttttattttgctgaccccgtagtcgctggcataagggacaggatccgcgtacgaagtcgcgggcagaagctagttaaatataaaaacatttcctAGACAATTTTTTACACTTTTGACGATTTTCCTAGCTATGAGTAAGTAAAGTAAGCTTATGAGTCTGAATAAATCatcataaaaaagaaaagtttcaAGATTTTCGTCCTGTGTTTGCCGGTTTGTAGTTACGCCTTTATTTCTTACCTAGTATCGGGGAAGTCCTTGTGACAGGATCTGATGTTAGGGTGTTCACCCTAAAAACTACTGACAAAAATGGTACAAAAAGgttcattattaaattaatactaCCGTGTTAGATTACAATAATTAGGTCATTACGATGAGTAAGTACTTTGTAATGACGACACTGATAGGGTTTAGATATCTATATGCTAATATTATACTatgtgttaataaaataatgaagaaacatgttttgtttgtaccataaatgaaaaagaaataaagaaagaaaccGGAGTCGGCATTGCCGTGCTTTCTCCTTCACCAAAGGTAAAGCTACTAGACCGACATCTAGGTCCTATTCACGTTTACTGTGCGGgtatggaaaacaaaatgacgaaCAAAGATATTATCCGGAAATTCTCCAAAGAAAGTAGCGTCGCTTCGTCAAAATGCTGCTGTTCGGGAGACGAGGTTTTTTGGAACCCAGCCATTTTTTGAACTGAGCGTTTTGGTCAAGCCACTGTACCTATTTGAACTAGCTAgaaagaaggcgcctgacctatgtGCCTTATTACCATTCCGTGATGATGACAAAAAGTTTTGCGACTACTGTAAGTATAAATAGGTAGTGGTCGTCAAATGTATATTTCTTGCCGATATGAATAATGTTCATGAGCGAGCTACCATAATTATTTACGTTTGCAAATTGGCAGATTCATTCGCATAGAGATTACCTATATCCCAGTATCTCCCATATACTCCCTAACCGAATTTATTCCTTATTTTCTAACCCAATGAACCTCCTCCTCCTCTCCTCGGTTTGCTTTTGCCCCAGTTTCTTCGAACACATTAGGTTCAAAGGGCGAGCCCAGTTGTTCGGCCCAGGGGACGTATACCAGTCAAGATAGTCGGATACAAGCAGATTGTCGGACAATGACCACTAGTTTGCTACGTATATTAATCTGCAAACACCACCATGTAGTTCTCACGGGGTCAAATAATGTCCGTATAGGTGTACAGAATTTTTATATGCAGTTGATGGCTgtaaattttcaaaagaaaatagtATTCATCAACTACACCAAAAGTTTTTCAAACCATATTTAGTGGTTGCGATTCAAATCATTGCCGTAACGTGGTAGAATTTTGTTTATTAGTTTCTTCTAACATTTAGCAAGTTCGCGTCCGCCATTACTGTTTCTGACAATGACATTGACTCCTAACAAAATTGACGTTTTGACGTTTCAGTTTGGCATTTTTTTTGCATAGTTTGCGACTCCCGATCGCTACTTGCTGAGCTTTATTCCGACTTGTTTGTTACTTAAATTGTCGATTATATTCTTAACAACTAGGAATAAGCGTTCTGCGATCATAGAACAGAGCTTAGATCATCGTATGGTGACTTAGTTTGTCTTATAAGTCGTGTATTTGCGAAAACATGTAGCTTATAAGTATGTGTCGGCTTTAGTGATCATATTTCACGGTTCCGATAACAGTTTGTTTCATTGTGTCGCGAGAAACGAAGTGTTATGTTCGTGTTTTAGCGTTTAGCAGCCGTTAGGAGTTTGAAACGTGAGTAATTTATGGTTAATTCAACATCTTTGTTAACCTCTATTCTTATTGGATAATGGTTACATTTATGCTTGTACTGTCTATATCTTGTTGCCAATTAATATTTCCATCTAGATAATAAGTAGCTTTGTTTAC contains:
- the LOC124644470 gene encoding uncharacterized protein LOC124644470 → MQHPKNESKIPIPPNVLKNFNVYDILEPQKNTAKTSDGAKVDKLIDIDDCSKDSGVASLDLNASFFDKNRDYDLVDLFQNIFVTPQHIKQKDTDSNENDGASSVLGSDYVEHPPGFDRFLDMLESGEKIDWTNLGQDKTETISDLKHDFIEETPRVLVPKVFDEPVKDPDELVREVLTQKTLEKLGSSVTTRQLPKLQSDSPQKLGSTIHAPALKSDSPKKNKSVPLTEITTDFSRFNLNNTFNNSKFESGSNEVISEVTTDFSRYNLNNSFTNSKFEYGSNEVTPRPEPKTSPVDSQISNPLTRFTVKAIQKDEKVYKKKRQQKPDHLKATYTKGPDFYEKSVVLPQIMARLTARLDYLEEIANQKKRLILDGGSTNAECTASTREEEKKKASYSDPPLNVQTKILNKPSTSGISSLKTPVVKDPGLCNIRRTFTAEKVLGASSTSSHSTQKPSTPENREFGKLSPIVLMEDCNKERLKAFKQSQRFIEFVLDGKHKP
- the LOC124644392 gene encoding uncharacterized protein LOC124644392; the encoded protein is MFRLLYIYTQWLGRSHGALTYRMTQVLTGHGCFGRYLHRIGREEAPGCHHCADSPEDTVDHTVQVCPAWEGHRRVLVEALGGGDLSRPALVQAMVRGEREWDAVASFCEAVMLEKEEAER